The sequence GAAATTACCGAGCCAGGTTCGATCTCTTCTTTTAAAAATGACCTGCCGTTGCAGCATTGTTGCAGCGCGTCAAAGAAGCAGAAGTAGCAATGGCTCGTCTGATCCGGCAATGGCCGCGGTTGCATCACCATTGCTTCTCTTACGCTGCACTCAATTACCTCTTCTCCGAGTCCTTAACTTTATCTACCAAAGCTACCTCACATCGTGTTTCTTTCACTAAAGTTGCAGCTGCTAATCGTAGCGTGCCTTTTCGTCCACGCGGTCCCAAGTTACCCAATTCTCCAACACCGTATGATTTCGAACAAGGAGGAAATGTGAGCGATTCGGATTCAGAAGCAAACAAAAGCCGCAACCAGAAAAAACGCGAGGCTCGACGCGCTGTTCGTTGGGGCATGGAGCTGGCTTCCTTTTCTCCGCCTCAAATCAAACGCATTATCAAGTGATGAGCACAAACTCcctttcttatttttctcaaaCTAACAATGTTAAAGCTTTTCTTTGTAGTTTACTTATGTTTTGCTTGGGATTTTTTAGAGTGGCTTCACTTGAGAAAGACGTATTCGATGCGTTAATGCTAGTCAAGGTACCTCTGTTGTAATATAACGTCTATTACTCTTCCTGAGTGCGATGGTTTTTCATTTCTCTCGTGTTTCAGaacgagagaaaaaaatgaagctaaGGTGTTTGTGTTTTGGTCGCAGAGACTAGGATCGGATGTTCGAGAAGGAAAGCGGAGGCAATATAATTATATTGGTATTGGTCGGACTCTGTTTCTTTTAAACATTAGTGTTTAGTAACTTGTCTCTTAAACATTATGGTTTGCTAGCTACGTTGTTTGATTTCCTCCCTGAGAAACATTGACATCATGCGTGCAAGTACTCATAGTTTTGGACCTGTGGTCCATGCTAATACATTTGATGTTACTTATCATGGAGCACGGCTCGTTGCTTATTTTAATGagaaagattttattttcatgacgTGGATTTTATTTCTCTTAATAACCCAGTAAACCGTGCGCCATGGTAGGTGTATATTTTGTCATGTAGAGAATCTTTGAGATCAATGTTTCAGGCATTATAAATGTGTTCTTGAGTCTTCATTGTTATGTGAAATGTATTGGTAGGGAAATTGTTGCGGGAGGTAGAACCTGAATTGATGGATGCTTTGATTCACTGTACAAAAGATGGTGATTGGAGTAGGCTGCAGGGTTTTTCTGGTTTGGAGGAAAAGATTGCTGGGGAGGAAAATGAAGAATGTGAAGAAAGGGAATATGAATCGGAAGAGGAGgtatattgaataattatttccTTCAATTATTACTGTGTGAGTTTTGAGTGGTTATACGGTTGTGCCAAATTCTTCAATCTTCTTCCAGTCTAACTCcttttataaattatgttaaatgGAGACACTGGCCTTATTTAAGGTTTCTGCATTACCATTTTGGTTTTGAATGCAAATCTATTGCTACAGTTCTTTTTTCGGTCTCCCTTAGTCTTGATATGTAGTCGTAAGGCATTTAGCTACCGTAACCAGAAGCTTGCAGAGGTGTGGTAAGTGGAATACACTATATTTGACCTTTATGATAATCACGCTTACGGAAAATGGAGAAGGTTAAAtctatctagaaaaaaaaattcctctcTGCTTACTAAAGTGCAAGCTTAATTAGAATACAATGTCCATGTTGACATACtacatttttgttatttgtacAATTTTCAGGGTTCGGAGT is a genomic window of Populus alba chromosome 5, ASM523922v2, whole genome shotgun sequence containing:
- the LOC118062022 gene encoding uncharacterized protein isoform X2 — protein: MARLIRQWPRLHHHCFSYAALNYLFSESLTLSTKATSHRVSFTKVAAANRSVPFRPRGPKLPNSPTPYDFEQGGNVSDSDSEANKSRNQKKREARRAVRWGMELASFSPPQIKRIIKVASLEKDVFDALMLVKRLGSDVREGKRRQYNYIGKLLREVEPELMDALIHCTKDGDWSRLQGFSGLEEKIAGEENEECEEREYESEEEGSEYIDVATRWFDGLIDRDIKVTNEVYSLRNVDFDRQELRKLVRRVHAVQERKGVTEENEQEVDAAITVAKKSLTRFLHDLAKQMPREHNRIYFFQMV
- the LOC118062022 gene encoding uncharacterized protein isoform X3; the encoded protein is MARLIRQWPRLHHHCFSYAALNYLFSESLTLSTKATSHRVSFTKVAAANRSVPFRPRGPKLPNSPTPYDFEQGGNVSDSDSEANKSRNQKKREARRAVRWGMELASFSPPQIKRIIKVASLEKDVFDALMLVKRLGSDVREGKRRQYNYIGKLLREVEPELMDALIHCTKDGDWSRLQGFSGLEEKIAGEENEECEEREYESEEEGSEYIDVATRWFDGLIDRDIKVTNEVYSLRNVDFDRQEPVIYFQPKKQKESIDRDLLLPDDYLALVNPAYLTDTHSMHFQAVQAAETMVGLNN
- the LOC118062022 gene encoding uncharacterized protein isoform X1, yielding MARLIRQWPRLHHHCFSYAALNYLFSESLTLSTKATSHRVSFTKVAAANRSVPFRPRGPKLPNSPTPYDFEQGGNVSDSDSEANKSRNQKKREARRAVRWGMELASFSPPQIKRIIKVASLEKDVFDALMLVKRLGSDVREGKRRQYNYIGKLLREVEPELMDALIHCTKDGDWSRLQGFSGLEEKIAGEENEECEEREYESEEEGSEYIDVATRWFDGLIDRDIKVTNEVYSLRNVDFDRQELRKLVRRVHAVQERKGVTEENEQEVDAAITVAKKSLTRFLHDLAKQMPREHNRIYLWVGALPIPTGQALQ